In a genomic window of Salvelinus fontinalis isolate EN_2023a chromosome 7, ASM2944872v1, whole genome shotgun sequence:
- the LOC129859766 gene encoding serine/threonine-protein kinase PAK 2-like has translation MCDSGVCEDKPPAPPVRMNSQGGGAKDSVSGNYNSRSLPSVPEKQKRSKMISIFASEKGGRKKDRDKDNRPEISSPSDFEHTIHVGFDSVTGEFTGMPEQWSKLLQTSNISKSEQKQNPQAVLDILKFYDSSTAKQKYLSFSEKDAQSPGKQGATSSPSGGKDGDDDDDDGDEAPPPVVAPRPEHTKSVYTKSVIDPLPPLSEPDSASNRNKKKQQGKMTDEEIMEKLRTIVSIGDPKKKYTRYEKIGQGASGTVYTAIDVATGAEVAIKQINLQKQPKKELIINEILVMKELQQPNIVNYVDSFLVGEELFVVMEYLAGGSLTDVVTETCMDEAQIAAVCRECLQALEFLHANQVIHRDIKSDNVLLGMDGSVKLTDFGFCAQITPEQSKRSTMVGTPYWMAPEVVTRKAYGPKVDIWSLGIMAIEMVEGEPPYLNENPLRALYLIATNGTPELQSPEKLSPVFRSFLSRCLEMDVEKRGGGKELLQHPFLKLAKPLSSLTPLILAAKEAMKSNR, from the exons atgtgtgacaGCGGTGTGTGTGAAGACAAGCCCCCCGCCCCCCCTGTCAGAATGAACAGCCAAGGAGGCGGAGCCAAGGACTCCGTGTCGGGCAACTACAACTCTCGGTCCCTCCCCTCTGTTCCCGAGAAACAGAAACGGAGTAAAATGATCTCCATATTCGCCTCAGagaaag gaggcAGGAAGAAGGATCGGGATAAGGACAACAGACCAGAGATCTCCTCTCCGTCAGACTTTGAACACACCATCCATGTGGGCTTCGACTCCGTCACAGGAGAGTTCACA ggcatgCCGGAGCAGTGGTCCAAACTGCTCCAGACGTCTAACATCAGTAAATCGGAGCAGAAGCAGAATCCTCAGGCTGTTCTGGACATTCTCAAGTTCTACGACTCCTCCACcgcaaaacagaaatacctctcCTTCTCAG AAAAAGATGCACAGTCG cctGGAAAGCAGGGTGCCACGTCCTCGCCATCAGGCGGTAAGGAcggtgatgatgatgacgatgatggagACGAAGCTCCGCCCCCTGTTGTGGCGCCACGGCCTGAGCACACCAAATCA gtGTACACCAAGTCTGTCATCGACCCACTTCCCCCGTTGTCAGAGCCTGACTCCGCCTCCAACAGGAACAAGAAGAAACAGCAGGGCAAGATGACTGACGAGGAAATCATGGAGAAACTAC GAACCATTGTCAGTATTGGTGATCCCAAGAAGAAGTACACACGCTATGAGAAGATCGGCCaggg agcgtCTGGTACTGTCTACACAGCCATCGATGTTGCCACTGGTGCAGAG gtaGCTATCAAACAGATCAACCTCCAGAAACAGCCGAAGAAGGAGCTGATCATCAACGAGATCCTGGTGATGAAGGAGTTACAACAACCTAACATCGTCAACTAcgtagacag tttcctGGTAGGTGAGGAGTTGTTTGTGGTGATGGAGTATCTGGCTGGAGGTTCGCTAACAGACGTTGTCACGGAAACATGCATGGACGAGGCTCAGATCGCTGCTGTGTgcagagag tgtCTGCAGGCTCTGGAGTTCCTCCATGCCAACCAGGTGATCCACAGAGACATCAAGAGTGACAACGTGCTGCTGGGAATGGACGGATCTGTCAAGCtca cgGACTTTGGGTTCTGTGCCCAGATCACTCCAGAGCAGAGTAAGAGGAGCACCATGGTGGGGACTCCCTATTGGATGGCTCCTGAGGTGGTGACCAGGAAGGCCTACGGACCCAAGGTGGACATCTGGTCCCTGGGCATCATGGCTATAGAGATGGTGGAGGGAGAACCCCCTTACCTCAACGAGAACCCACTCAGG GCCCTCTACCTGATAGCCACCAATGGGACTCCAGAGCTCCAGTCTCCAGAGAAGTTATCTCCAGTGTTCAGGTCCTTCCTGTCCCGCTGTCTGGAGATGGatgtagagaagagaggaggggggaaagaactactgcag CATCCATTCCTAAAGCTGGCCAAGCCTCTCTCCAGCCTCACCCCTCTCATCCTGGCAGCCAAGGAGGCCATGAAGAGTAACCGCTAA
- the LOC129859769 gene encoding plastin-1-like — MANKVTQISREDLEELREAFNRIDTDNSGFVSDFELQELFREASFSMPGYRVRDIVEIFVAGDTNKDGKISFEEFVSIYQELKSKELSETFKKTIARREGIQSFGGLSGISSEGTQHSYSDEEKVAFVNWINKSLAKDEDCKHLLPMNPDGDSLFKSVKDGILLCKMINLSQSDTIDERVINIKKHTTFTMTENLMLAINSALSIGCTVVNIDAPDLMAGKPHLVLGLLWQIIKIGLFADIEISSNEALINLLSEGEELEHLMSLSPEELLLRWVNHHLGNAGAQPISNFSQDIKDSRAYFNLLDQISPKGEDIDEMAIHIDMTGINERDDERRAEMMLRQAARLDCRQFVSPMDVVSGNSKLNLAFVANLFNTHPALKRTNSNNIDTALIEGESREEKTFRNWMNSLGVAPYVNHLYCDLCDAVVILQLYEKVNVPVEWKKVNRPPYSALGSNMKKLENCTYAVELGRNKARFSLVGIGGVNLNEGSPMHTLALVWQLMRRYTLQVLSDLGDGEKIGDQIIINWVNTQLKEGGKDSQISSFKDKLISTSLPVIDLLDTIAPKSIKEELVKRGELSDADKLNNAKYAITVSRKIGARVYALPDDLVEVKPKMVLTVFACLMGRGMKKADG; from the exons ATGGCGAACAAGGTGACCCAGATTTCACGAGAGGACCTGGAGGAGCTCCGAGAGGCTTTCAACAGGATCG ACACTGACAACAGTGGTTTTGTCAGTGACTTTGAGCTGCAGGAGCTGTTCAGAGAGGCTAGTTTCTCCATGCCAGGCTACAGAGTCAGAGACATAGTGGAGATCTTCGTAGCAGGAGACACCAACAAGGACGGGAAGATCAGTTTTGAAGAGTTTGTCTCG ATCTACCAGGAGCTGAAGAGTAAGGAGCTCAGTGAGACGTTCAAGAAAACCATCGCCAGGAGAGAAGGGATACAATCCTTTGGAGGATTGTCAGGAATCTCCAGCGAGGGAACACAGCACTCCTactcag atgaGGAGAAGGTGGCGTTTGTGAACTGGATCAACAAGTCTCTGGCCAAAGATGAAGACTGTAAACACCTTCTACCCATGAACCCTGACGGAGACAGTCTCTTCAAATCAGTAAAAGATGGGATCCTGCTCTG TAAGATGATCAACCTCTCCCAGTCTGACACCATCGATGAGAGAGTCATCAACATCAAGAAACACACCACCTTCACCATGACC gAGAACCTGATGCTGGCGATAAACTCTGCGTTGTCTATCGGCTGTACCGTGGTCAACATCGACGCCCCTGACCTGATGGCTGGGAAACCCCACCTGGTGCTGGGCCTGCTTTGGCAGATTATCAAGATAGGACTGTTTGCTGACATAGAGATCAGCAGCAacgaag CTCTTATTAACCTGCTGTCTGAGGGGGAGGAGTTAGAGCACCTGATGTCATTGTCTCCTGAAGAACTGTTGCTACGCTGGGTCAACCATCACCTAGGCAACGCTGGGGCCCAACCAATCAGCAACTTCAGCCAAGACATCAAG GATTCCAGGGCGTATTTCAACCTGTTGGATCAGATCTCACCTAAAGGAGAGGACATAGATGAGATGGCCATCCACATCGATATGACCGGCATCAAT gagCGTGACGACGAACgcagggcagagatgatgctTCGCCAGGCAGCCCGTCTGGACTGCAGACAGTTTGTGTCTCCTATGGATGTGGTGTCTGGCAACAGCAAGCTGAACCTGGCCTTCGTAGCCAACCTCTTCAACACACACCCGGCCCTGAAGAGGACTAACAGCAACAACATAGACACAGCACTCATAGAGG GAGAATCCAGAGAGGAGAAAACATTCAGGAACTGGATGAACTCTCTGGGAGTTGCTCCCTATGTCAACCACCTCTACTG TGACCTGTGTGATGCGGTGGTGATTCTCCAGTTGTATGAGAAAGTCAACGTCCCTGTAGAGTGGAAAAAGGTCAACAGACCTCCATACTCTGCACTGGGCAGTAACATGAagaag ttggAGAACTGTACCTATGCGGTGGAACTGGGTCGGAATAAAGCTCGATTCTCATTGGTGGGAATTGGAGGAGTGAATCTGAACGAGGGAAGTCCCATGCACACACTGGCTCTGGTCTGGCAGCTGATGAGGAG GTACACTCTCCAGGTGTTGTCTGATCTAGGAGATGGGGAGAAGATTGGAGACCAAATCATAATCAACTGGGTCAACACTCAGCTCAAAGAGGGAGGCAAGGACTCACAGATCAGCAGCTTCAAG gATAAGCTGATCAGTACCAGTCTCCCAGTGATAGACTTGTTAGACACCATCGCCCCCAAATCTATCAAAGAGGAGCTGGTGAAGAGAGGGGAGCTCAGCGATGCAGACAAGCTCAACAATGCCAA GTACGCTATCACGGTATCCAGGAAGATCGGAGCCCGTGTCTACGCTCTGCCTGATGACCTGGTCGAGGTGAAACCCAAGATGGTTCTGACTGTGTTCGCATGCCTGATGGGGAGAGGCATGAAGAAAGCTGacggctga